The Marinobacter halotolerans genome includes a window with the following:
- a CDS encoding class II aldolase/adducin family protein — translation MANLLSIPSKKGEVSEQEWQLRVDLAAAYRLVALYGWDDLVFTHISARIPGDEHHFLINPYGMMFEEITASSLVRIDQEGNKINPDDFDINPAGFTIHSAIHAVRDDAACVMHLHTTDGIAVSAQQEGLLPLSQQSLFALSSMAYHDYEGVALREDEKARLQKDLGHANFMILRNHGLLTTGASIADAFLSMFILQRSCEIQVRALAGNRPLTTVPQGIVDTMKQQAEQVTKGLGGHLAWPGLLRKLDRLDNSFRD, via the coding sequence ATGGCGAACCTGCTGTCTATTCCATCAAAAAAAGGTGAAGTCAGTGAGCAGGAGTGGCAACTGCGGGTAGACCTTGCTGCCGCGTACCGTCTGGTTGCTCTCTACGGCTGGGATGACCTGGTATTCACCCATATCTCGGCCCGGATTCCCGGCGACGAACACCATTTTCTGATCAACCCCTACGGCATGATGTTCGAGGAAATCACCGCCTCCAGCCTGGTGCGGATCGATCAGGAAGGAAACAAGATCAACCCGGACGACTTCGACATCAACCCCGCCGGCTTCACCATTCACAGCGCCATCCACGCGGTGCGGGATGACGCTGCCTGCGTGATGCATCTGCACACCACCGACGGCATTGCGGTGTCGGCCCAACAGGAAGGGCTGCTGCCACTGTCGCAGCAGAGCCTTTTCGCACTCTCGAGCATGGCCTACCACGACTATGAAGGTGTGGCATTACGGGAAGACGAAAAGGCCCGGCTGCAAAAAGATCTGGGCCACGCCAACTTCATGATTCTTCGCAATCACGGCCTTCTGACCACCGGCGCAAGCATTGCCGACGCGTTTTTGAGCATGTTCATCCTGCAGCGCTCCTGCGAGATCCAGGTTCGGGCCCTGGCGGGTAACCGGCCGCTGACCACGGTGCCGCAAGGCATTGTGGACACTATGAAACAACAGGCAGAGCAGGTTACCAAAGGGCTTGGTGGACACCTGGCCTGGCCGGGATTGCTACGCAAACTCGACCGCCTCGACAACAGCTTCCGCGACTGA
- a CDS encoding TonB-dependent receptor family protein, with translation MRETYTLPDGQSQIDAVDLDSAQRIEVIRGPSSVQYGNAAGGVIDITTARGDDLPPGARLRQDVGSNDYYKTTFQANGSEGDTSGIATMSWLNYNGYRDQSEVEKGLFNGRLSLKWEDGQRLTATLNALHTPKAEDPAGLTAAQVEEDRRQATDFAERYDSGQDVDQQTLGLLYETPEVAAGNMTVSTFFSRRDFRQQLPFPGPSLIAYDRQFYGLSTEYQQANELTGMLLTWMVGADLHRQIDDRRRYDIAFADGSVEGQIQDEVQNATTAAVFAQGDLALTDDWNLSLGARWDRLRMSINDRFLNDRAFDPNDDVPDDSGSRTFHEFSGVVGLSYKFAPQYQVYATVGSAFEAPTFTEFANPNGGNGFNPNLEPQQALNRELGMRGLISGSLAFDVAIFSVLVDDEIVVKDQGAQTFYENAGETRRNGLELGIDWDISYAWRITSALTLADYTLEEFTDEQGNNADGNRLPGLPQEQWVSEVEWRGVGQRFAALEW, from the coding sequence TTGAGAGAAACCTATACGCTGCCCGACGGGCAGTCCCAGATCGACGCGGTGGACCTGGATTCGGCCCAGCGGATTGAAGTGATTCGCGGGCCGTCCTCAGTTCAGTATGGCAATGCCGCAGGCGGCGTTATTGATATCACCACCGCCCGGGGCGATGACCTGCCACCGGGGGCGCGCCTGCGTCAGGATGTGGGAAGCAATGATTATTACAAGACCACGTTTCAGGCCAACGGTAGCGAGGGTGATACCAGCGGCATCGCGACAATGTCGTGGCTGAACTACAACGGCTACCGTGATCAGAGCGAAGTGGAAAAAGGCCTTTTCAACGGCCGCCTGTCCCTTAAGTGGGAAGACGGCCAGCGGCTGACGGCCACCTTGAATGCCCTGCACACGCCCAAAGCGGAAGATCCTGCTGGCCTGACCGCAGCTCAGGTGGAGGAAGACCGCCGCCAGGCCACCGACTTTGCCGAACGCTACGACTCTGGCCAGGACGTTGATCAGCAGACCCTCGGCCTGCTCTACGAAACCCCGGAAGTGGCCGCCGGTAACATGACCGTCAGTACGTTTTTCAGCCGCCGTGACTTCAGGCAGCAACTGCCTTTTCCCGGGCCAAGCCTGATTGCCTACGATCGTCAGTTCTATGGCCTCAGCACGGAATATCAGCAGGCCAATGAACTGACCGGAATGTTGTTGACCTGGATGGTGGGCGCGGATCTGCATCGTCAGATCGATGACCGCCGCCGTTACGATATTGCGTTTGCCGATGGCAGTGTCGAAGGGCAGATTCAGGATGAAGTCCAGAACGCCACCACGGCCGCGGTATTTGCCCAGGGGGATCTGGCGTTGACCGATGATTGGAATCTCTCTCTTGGTGCCAGATGGGATAGATTACGCATGTCGATAAATGACCGCTTTCTCAACGATCGCGCTTTTGACCCTAATGACGACGTTCCAGATGATTCCGGTTCCAGAACTTTCCATGAATTCAGTGGTGTGGTTGGTTTGAGCTACAAATTCGCGCCTCAGTATCAAGTCTATGCCACGGTGGGCTCTGCATTCGAAGCGCCCACCTTTACGGAGTTCGCCAACCCAAATGGCGGTAATGGGTTTAACCCGAACCTTGAGCCTCAACAAGCGCTCAATCGCGAGCTGGGTATGCGCGGACTGATCAGTGGAAGCCTGGCCTTCGATGTCGCGATATTCTCCGTTCTTGTCGACGACGAAATCGTGGTCAAAGATCAGGGCGCGCAGACGTTTTACGAGAACGCCGGCGAAACCCGCCGTAATGGCCTGGAACTGGGAATCGACTGGGACATTTCCTACGCCTGGCGGATAACCAGTGCCCTGACCCTGGCAGACTACACGCTGGAGGAATTCACCGATGAGCAGGGTAACAATGCCGACGGTAACCGCCTGCCCGGGCTGCCACAGGAGCAATGGGTGTCGGAGGTGGAATGGCGTGGCGTTGGCCAGAGATTCGCGGCCCTGGAATGGTAG
- a CDS encoding TrpB-like pyridoxal phosphate-dependent enzyme, with protein sequence MQTKFLLEESQMPKYWYNLQADFPEPLPAVLHPGTQQPVGPSDLEPLFPMSLIEQEVSTEREVEIPEPVRDVYKLWRPAPLYRAHGLEKALGTPAKIFYKYEGVSPAGSHKPNTAIPQAFYNREAGIRTLTTETGAGQWGTSLSFAGSLFDMDVTVFQVRVSYDQKPYRRAVMETYGAKCVASPSELTEFGRKVLSENSDHTGSLGIAISEAVELAVQDPGTKYALGSVLNHVLLHQSIIGLESMQQMEMADCWPDVIVGCTGGGSNFAGIAFPFMGHALRGGQKSRIVAVEPSACPTLTRGKYAYDYGDTAHMTPLTKMHTLGSGFTPPGFHAGGLRYHGMAPMVSHAKELGLFDAVSYTQRQCFEAGVLFARHEGIVPAPEANHAVKGAIDEALRCKREGKEEVILFNLCGHGHFDMAAYTSYFAGELSDYEYDEQELGMALSGLPSVRA encoded by the coding sequence ATGCAAACCAAGTTTCTTCTCGAAGAAAGCCAGATGCCGAAGTACTGGTATAACCTGCAGGCAGATTTTCCGGAACCGCTGCCAGCGGTCCTTCATCCCGGCACGCAGCAGCCTGTTGGGCCTTCCGATCTTGAGCCGCTGTTTCCCATGTCGCTGATCGAGCAGGAAGTGTCCACAGAGCGAGAGGTCGAGATTCCAGAACCAGTGCGGGATGTCTACAAACTCTGGCGTCCGGCCCCGCTTTACCGGGCCCATGGCCTTGAGAAAGCCCTCGGAACGCCGGCGAAAATCTTCTACAAGTACGAAGGCGTGAGCCCGGCAGGCAGCCACAAACCCAACACCGCCATTCCCCAGGCGTTCTACAACCGTGAAGCGGGTATTCGCACCCTTACCACGGAAACCGGCGCTGGCCAGTGGGGCACGTCGCTGTCGTTTGCCGGTTCCCTGTTCGATATGGACGTGACCGTGTTCCAGGTTCGGGTTTCCTACGACCAGAAGCCCTATCGCCGGGCCGTGATGGAAACCTATGGTGCGAAATGTGTGGCTTCACCGTCAGAGCTGACAGAATTCGGACGTAAAGTACTGTCGGAGAATTCGGACCATACGGGCAGCCTCGGCATTGCCATTTCCGAGGCGGTGGAACTGGCAGTTCAGGATCCGGGCACCAAATATGCCCTGGGCTCTGTGCTCAACCATGTACTGCTGCACCAGAGCATCATTGGTCTGGAGTCCATGCAGCAGATGGAGATGGCGGATTGTTGGCCGGATGTCATTGTGGGTTGTACCGGTGGTGGTTCCAACTTTGCCGGCATTGCGTTTCCGTTCATGGGCCATGCGTTGCGCGGTGGGCAGAAGTCACGGATTGTGGCGGTGGAACCCTCTGCCTGCCCAACCCTGACCCGGGGCAAGTACGCCTATGACTACGGCGACACCGCACACATGACGCCGCTGACCAAGATGCATACCCTGGGTTCAGGATTCACCCCGCCGGGTTTCCATGCCGGAGGTCTTCGTTATCACGGCATGGCGCCCATGGTGTCTCATGCCAAGGAGTTAGGTTTGTTCGACGCCGTGTCCTACACCCAGCGGCAATGCTTTGAGGCAGGCGTGCTCTTCGCCCGCCACGAAGGCATTGTGCCGGCGCCGGAAGCTAACCACGCGGTTAAAGGCGCCATCGACGAGGCCCTGCGCTGCAAGCGGGAAGGCAAAGAAGAGGTGATCCTGTTCAACCTGTGTGGCCATGGCCATTTTGATATGGCGGCCTATACGTCGTATTTCGCCGGTGAGCTGAGCGATTACGAATACGACGAACAGGAACTGGGAATGGCTCTGTCCGGTCTGCCTTCCGTTCGGGCGTAA
- a CDS encoding LrgB family protein gives MNEPDIRDIWVYLSASPLLGLTITLIAYGLAYRLYLKANSSPFLNPVLTSVVMLIGLLMVTGTAYSRYFEGAQFVHFLLGPATVALAVPLYDQFARLRALWLPITISLVCGVLVAAGSSIGLAWLLGGSLEIQMSLAPKSATAPVAMGIADTIGGIPSLTAVLTVLTGITGAVTGTRLFELMRIRDDSVKGIAMGVAAHGIGTARAFQVSNQMGAFSGLAMALSAFATALLVPWLVDLMGI, from the coding sequence ATGAATGAGCCTGATATCCGCGATATATGGGTCTACCTGTCGGCCTCGCCGCTTCTTGGGCTGACCATTACCCTGATTGCCTATGGCCTGGCCTACCGCCTCTACCTGAAAGCCAATTCCAGTCCTTTTTTGAATCCGGTGCTTACGTCGGTGGTTATGCTCATCGGGCTGTTGATGGTCACGGGAACGGCCTATAGCCGATATTTCGAAGGGGCCCAGTTTGTGCATTTTCTGTTGGGGCCGGCCACCGTGGCGCTTGCCGTTCCGCTTTACGATCAGTTTGCGCGGTTGCGTGCACTCTGGCTGCCGATCACCATCTCTCTGGTATGCGGTGTTCTGGTGGCAGCCGGCAGCTCGATTGGCCTGGCCTGGCTATTGGGTGGCTCGCTGGAAATCCAGATGTCGCTGGCGCCGAAATCCGCAACAGCCCCGGTGGCCATGGGCATTGCCGACACCATAGGCGGGATTCCATCCCTGACAGCGGTTCTGACTGTACTCACCGGCATCACCGGAGCCGTCACCGGCACCAGGCTGTTTGAACTGATGCGAATCCGGGATGACAGCGTAAAGGGTATAGCCATGGGCGTGGCTGCTCACGGTATCGGCACGGCCCGCGCTTTCCAGGTCAGCAATCAGATGGGGGCGTTCTCGGGCCTGGCCATGGCGCTTTCTGCTTTTGCCACGGCACTTCTGGTGCCCTGGCTGGTGGATTTGATGGGAATCTGA
- a CDS encoding class I SAM-dependent methyltransferase — translation MSKPWLFLRRFVNCPLAVGSVLPSSRYLVRSMVAGIDWPRVETVAELGAGTGVITDAIDHSRHPDSRFLSFECDDNMRHALADRYPSVNFCQDAFRLRTELRERQLQGLDCVVSGLPLFNFPDRERRLLLTDIHELLNPGGVFVAFQYTRVLKPFLVSMYDEMETYFVWANLPPAFVYLCKKPM, via the coding sequence ATGTCAAAGCCCTGGTTATTTTTGCGACGTTTCGTAAATTGCCCGCTGGCCGTGGGCAGCGTGTTGCCCAGCTCCCGATACCTGGTAAGGTCCATGGTGGCGGGAATAGACTGGCCAAGGGTAGAAACCGTGGCCGAACTGGGCGCAGGCACCGGTGTTATTACCGATGCCATTGATCATAGCCGCCATCCGGATTCCCGATTTCTCAGCTTCGAGTGCGACGACAACATGCGCCATGCCCTGGCGGACCGCTATCCCTCGGTGAATTTCTGCCAGGACGCATTCCGGCTCAGGACAGAACTGCGGGAGCGCCAGCTCCAGGGCCTTGATTGTGTGGTGTCAGGTTTACCACTGTTCAATTTCCCGGATCGGGAAAGGCGTTTGCTGCTCACGGACATTCATGAGCTGCTGAACCCAGGTGGCGTGTTTGTGGCTTTCCAGTACACGCGGGTGCTGAAGCCTTTTCTGGTTTCAATGTACGACGAGATGGAAACCTACTTTGTCTGGGCCAACCTGCCACCCGCCTTCGTGTATCTCTGCAAGAAGCCGATGTGA
- a CDS encoding bile acid:sodium symporter family protein, whose translation MESSPLISAGLPVALFIIMIGIGMTLTLRDFRLVAVYPKGLIIGTFAQILLMPLIAFMLASLLGLAPAIAVGLVIIAACPGGTTSNLFVLLCRGNIALSIVLTVSASLITIVTLPVFTNYALQFYAGESESISLPVGRTVAMLVGIVLFPVTVGMVIRSRAPAMAQKAESAVSIFGGVVLALLVVGLMWASRDQLWTLLQQAGPATLLLNLAGIFLGLLAGRVGGLSQRESIAVAVELGIKNSTIGLLVTLTLLESSTMSIPAAVYGVLMFPIGFLLAVYSRRLIPASQAAPTS comes from the coding sequence GTGGAGTCTAGTCCACTCATCTCTGCCGGGCTACCGGTCGCGCTTTTTATCATTATGATCGGTATTGGCATGACGCTCACCCTGCGGGATTTCCGACTGGTGGCCGTATACCCCAAAGGGCTAATCATCGGAACCTTTGCCCAGATACTGCTCATGCCGCTGATCGCCTTCATGCTGGCATCGCTGCTGGGGCTGGCACCGGCCATTGCAGTGGGCCTGGTCATTATCGCGGCCTGCCCGGGCGGCACCACGTCCAACCTGTTCGTGCTGCTGTGTCGGGGCAATATCGCGCTGTCTATTGTGCTGACTGTCAGTGCGAGCTTGATCACTATCGTCACCCTTCCCGTGTTCACCAATTACGCGCTTCAGTTCTATGCCGGGGAGAGCGAATCCATCTCGCTGCCTGTCGGGCGAACGGTGGCCATGCTGGTGGGTATTGTGCTGTTTCCGGTCACCGTGGGAATGGTAATTCGCTCGCGTGCGCCGGCGATGGCGCAGAAGGCCGAAAGTGCGGTGAGTATCTTTGGCGGTGTGGTGCTGGCGCTGCTGGTGGTGGGGCTGATGTGGGCGTCGCGGGATCAGCTATGGACGCTGCTTCAACAGGCAGGTCCTGCCACGCTTCTGCTGAATCTAGCGGGTATTTTTCTGGGGTTACTGGCGGGCCGGGTCGGCGGGCTGTCCCAGCGCGAGTCCATCGCGGTTGCGGTAGAGCTTGGCATCAAGAACAGCACCATCGGGCTGCTGGTCACACTGACTCTGCTGGAGTCCAGCACTATGTCGATACCGGCTGCGGTCTATGGGGTGCTGATGTTCCCCATCGGTTTTTTGCTGGCCGTATACAGCCGCAGGCTCATACCAGCATCCCAGGCCGCCCCGACTTCATAA
- a CDS encoding CidA/LrgA family protein → MNFLNGITLLLAYQLVGEVAVRLLGLPIPGPVLGMIMLFATLLIRGNTPEPLNTASSALLSHLSLLFVPAGVGMMVHFDRIAAEWLPITLALFLSTLITMVATAGIMHFTSGWLAPKSVGPEGSEGAGKDE, encoded by the coding sequence ATGAATTTTCTCAACGGAATCACCCTGCTGCTGGCCTATCAACTTGTGGGCGAGGTAGCGGTGCGGCTTCTTGGGTTGCCCATTCCCGGGCCGGTGCTGGGCATGATCATGCTGTTTGCCACACTGCTGATCCGCGGCAATACGCCAGAACCGCTGAATACGGCCTCCAGCGCACTGCTTAGCCACCTGTCTCTGCTGTTTGTCCCCGCGGGCGTTGGCATGATGGTGCACTTTGATCGCATTGCCGCTGAGTGGTTGCCCATCACTCTGGCACTTTTCCTGAGCACCCTGATCACCATGGTGGCAACGGCGGGTATCATGCATTTCACCAGTGGCTGGCTGGCGCCGAAATCCGTGGGGCCAGAAGGATCAGAGGGAGCGGGCAAGGATGAATGA
- a CDS encoding Crp/Fnr family transcriptional regulator, producing the protein MDELAEIGRVRTFSGGEQIYEQGATSTTLCVIARGVVRISSINAAGREATLIMFSAGAWFGDAVFSPGMPRVYGATAHEPVTLVELPGDGFRALMKRYPQCYPVVLDMVSRRLWAAMSIIEDDALRNIPTRIGRRLLFLAQIQGDSEASTRPVTIRITREHMANMMGMTRQGVHNWIKEFEREGLISLAYGSITLINPAALRAYLGRVDTG; encoded by the coding sequence ATGGACGAGCTGGCGGAGATCGGTCGTGTCCGGACATTCTCTGGCGGCGAACAGATTTACGAGCAGGGTGCGACCAGCACCACGCTCTGTGTGATCGCCCGGGGCGTGGTGCGGATCAGTTCTATCAATGCGGCGGGTCGCGAGGCCACGCTGATCATGTTCAGTGCCGGCGCCTGGTTCGGGGATGCGGTGTTCTCACCCGGCATGCCACGAGTCTACGGCGCCACAGCCCACGAACCGGTCACCCTGGTGGAATTGCCTGGTGACGGATTCCGCGCACTGATGAAACGCTATCCCCAATGCTACCCGGTGGTTCTGGATATGGTCAGTCGGCGCCTGTGGGCGGCCATGTCGATCATCGAGGATGATGCACTGCGGAATATTCCCACCCGCATCGGCAGGCGATTGCTGTTTCTGGCGCAGATCCAGGGTGACAGCGAGGCAAGCACACGTCCGGTGACCATCCGGATCACCCGCGAGCATATGGCCAATATGATGGGTATGACCCGCCAGGGCGTTCACAACTGGATCAAGGAGTTCGAGCGGGAAGGGCTGATCAGTCTGGCTTACGGCAGCATAACTCTGATCAACCCGGCGGCCCTGAGGGCCTATCTGGGCCGGGTTGATACAGGCTGA
- a CDS encoding WS/DGAT/MGAT family O-acyltransferase, with the protein MKRLGTLDASWLAVESEDTPMHVGNLQIFSLPENAPETFLRDMLTKMKADGEIAPPWCYKLAFPGYLGRVLAPSWKVDKKIDLDYHVRHSALPRPGSERELGILVSRLHSNPLDFARPLWECHIIEGLENNRFALYTKMHHSLIDGISGVRLLQRVLSKDPADTDMPPPWAVRPERTRASKSDEEASMTAALAQAKDALKLQVDMAPRLAKAMTRLVNSVRHPEEGLTAPFAGPMSALNHRVTPQRRFATQHYQLDRIKKVAHAAEGSLNDIVLYLCGTALRRFLLESDNLPDIPLTAGIPVNIRPADDQGTGTQISFMIASLATDQEDPIVRLQHIKQSSRSAKEHLQKLPRKALTQYTMLLMSPYILQLMSGMGGRMRPVFNVTISNVPGPQESLYFQGAKLEAMYPVSLIAHGGALNITCLSYAGSLNFGYTGCRDTLPSMQKLAVYTGEALDELESLLLPPKPKASKPAQKKASTTKKPAAPRKKAAAKS; encoded by the coding sequence ATGAAACGCCTGGGAACACTGGACGCATCCTGGCTTGCTGTGGAGTCGGAAGACACTCCAATGCACGTAGGGAATCTGCAGATTTTTTCACTGCCGGAAAACGCGCCGGAAACCTTTCTTCGCGACATGCTGACAAAGATGAAAGCAGACGGCGAAATTGCCCCGCCCTGGTGTTACAAGCTTGCCTTCCCCGGTTACCTGGGTCGCGTACTGGCGCCATCCTGGAAAGTCGACAAGAAGATCGACCTGGATTACCACGTACGGCATTCAGCACTCCCGCGCCCCGGCAGTGAGAGAGAACTGGGTATTCTGGTGTCGCGCCTGCATTCCAACCCTCTGGATTTTGCCCGCCCGCTCTGGGAGTGCCACATCATTGAGGGTCTGGAAAACAACCGTTTTGCGCTCTACACCAAGATGCATCACTCGCTGATTGACGGCATCAGTGGCGTACGGCTGTTGCAGCGGGTGCTGAGCAAGGACCCGGCAGATACCGATATGCCGCCACCCTGGGCGGTCCGCCCCGAGCGCACCCGGGCCAGCAAGTCTGACGAGGAAGCCAGCATGACGGCGGCCCTCGCCCAGGCCAAGGACGCCCTTAAACTTCAGGTGGATATGGCCCCGAGACTGGCAAAGGCCATGACCCGTCTGGTGAACTCTGTCCGCCACCCGGAAGAAGGACTGACCGCGCCTTTTGCAGGGCCGATGTCAGCACTCAATCACCGGGTCACCCCCCAACGCCGCTTTGCGACCCAGCATTATCAGTTGGACCGAATCAAGAAGGTGGCTCATGCCGCTGAAGGCTCCCTGAATGACATCGTGCTTTACCTGTGCGGGACAGCCCTGCGTCGCTTCCTTCTGGAAAGCGACAATCTGCCGGATATCCCCCTAACAGCGGGCATTCCCGTCAACATCCGGCCGGCGGATGATCAGGGCACAGGTACTCAGATCAGCTTCATGATTGCGTCCCTGGCTACCGACCAGGAAGACCCGATTGTGCGCCTGCAGCACATCAAACAGTCCAGCCGCAGTGCCAAGGAGCACCTGCAGAAGCTGCCCCGCAAGGCGCTGACCCAGTACACCATGTTGCTGATGTCGCCCTACATTCTGCAGCTGATGTCGGGTATGGGCGGGCGAATGCGCCCCGTCTTCAACGTCACCATTTCCAATGTGCCCGGGCCGCAGGAATCGCTCTATTTCCAGGGTGCCAAACTGGAAGCCATGTATCCGGTGTCGCTGATTGCCCATGGCGGGGCACTGAACATTACCTGCCTGAGCTATGCCGGTTCGCTGAACTTCGGCTACACCGGTTGCCGGGACACCCTGCCCAGCATGCAGAAGCTCGCGGTTTACACCGGCGAGGCTCTGGATGAGCTGGAAAGCCTGCTGCTGCCGCCCAAACCGAAAGCCAGCAAACCGGCCCAGAAAAAAGCCAGCACGACAAAAAAGCCGGCAGCACCACGGAAAAAAGCAGCCGCAAAAAGCTGA
- a CDS encoding SpoVR family protein, translated as MTNIMDRPVTDNPNGPERREPISTSSEWTFDLIQQYDDEIAKCAAEFGLDTYPNQVEVISAEQMMDAYSSVGMPVGYHHWSFGKQFLSTSKGYQRGQMGLAYEIVINSNPCIAYLMEENTLPMQALVIAHASYGHNSFFKGNYLFRTWTDASAIIDYLVFARDYVAECEERYGLDAVEEILDSCHALMNYGVDRYKRPSPISAAEELQRRKEREEYQQRRLNDLWRTIPKMEEDDDPVRRKQRYPEEPQENILYFIEKNAPLLETWQREIIRIVRKLAQYFYPQRQTQVMNEGWATFWHYTLLHRMYDKGLVNDGFMLEFLQSHSAVVYQPPFDSPWYSGINPYTLGYSIFTDLRRICENPTDEDREWFPDIAGSDWLETLHFAMKNFKDESFIQQFLSPKVMRDMKFFAIQNDDQESVYRVTAIHDDPGYRELREKLARQYNLSYREPNIQVWNVDVRGDRSLTLRHVPVDRVPLGEATDEVLRHVHRLWGFDVHLESVDDGTVLAEAHCPPKDLDEE; from the coding sequence GTTACCGACAATCCCAACGGCCCGGAAAGGCGCGAGCCGATATCCACCAGCTCGGAGTGGACCTTTGATCTGATCCAGCAGTACGACGACGAGATCGCCAAATGCGCTGCTGAATTCGGGCTGGACACCTACCCTAACCAGGTGGAGGTGATCAGCGCTGAACAAATGATGGACGCCTACAGCTCCGTGGGTATGCCGGTGGGTTACCACCACTGGTCCTTTGGCAAACAGTTCCTGTCGACCTCCAAAGGCTACCAGCGCGGGCAGATGGGATTGGCCTACGAGATCGTGATCAACTCAAATCCCTGCATCGCCTATCTGATGGAGGAAAACACCCTGCCCATGCAGGCTCTGGTGATTGCCCACGCCTCCTACGGCCACAACTCGTTTTTCAAAGGCAACTACCTGTTCCGCACCTGGACAGACGCCAGCGCCATCATTGATTACCTGGTGTTTGCCCGGGATTATGTGGCGGAGTGCGAGGAACGCTACGGGCTGGACGCCGTGGAAGAAATTCTGGATTCCTGCCACGCCCTTATGAACTATGGCGTGGACCGATACAAGCGGCCCTCCCCCATTTCGGCTGCCGAGGAACTGCAAAGACGCAAAGAGCGGGAAGAGTATCAGCAGCGCAGGCTCAACGACCTGTGGCGTACCATCCCCAAGATGGAAGAGGACGATGACCCGGTCAGACGCAAGCAGCGTTACCCGGAGGAGCCCCAGGAAAACATTCTCTACTTCATCGAGAAGAACGCGCCTCTGCTGGAAACCTGGCAGCGTGAAATCATCCGCATCGTGCGCAAGTTGGCCCAGTATTTCTATCCCCAGCGCCAGACCCAGGTGATGAACGAAGGCTGGGCCACCTTCTGGCATTACACCCTGCTGCACCGGATGTATGACAAGGGCCTGGTGAACGACGGCTTCATGCTGGAATTCCTGCAGAGCCACTCCGCCGTAGTCTATCAGCCACCGTTCGACAGCCCCTGGTACTCCGGCATCAACCCCTACACCCTGGGCTACTCGATCTTTACCGACCTGCGGCGAATCTGCGAAAACCCCACGGATGAAGACCGGGAATGGTTCCCGGACATCGCCGGTTCCGACTGGCTGGAAACCCTGCATTTCGCCATGAAGAATTTCAAGGATGAAAGCTTTATCCAGCAGTTTCTGTCACCCAAGGTGATGCGGGATATGAAGTTCTTCGCCATACAGAATGACGACCAGGAAAGCGTGTACCGGGTGACCGCCATTCACGACGACCCCGGCTATCGCGAACTCCGGGAAAAGCTGGCAAGGCAGTACAACCTCAGTTACCGCGAGCCCAACATCCAGGTGTGGAACGTGGATGTGCGCGGCGACCGCTCGCTAACCCTAAGGCACGTACCGGTTGACCGGGTGCCACTGGGTGAAGCAACCGACGAAGTGCTGCGTCATGTGCACCGGCTGTGGGGCTTTGATGTGCACCTGGAAAGCGTGGACGACGGAACGGTTTTAGCAGAAGCTCACTGCCCACCAAAGGACCTGGATGAGGAGTGA